The genomic interval TGGCTCGCTGTACCCCTAGCCATCGCGGAGTATTTTTTCCCACCCCTTTTTGGTATCCTGCAGTATATAGTCTGAAACTGCAACTACTGGTGTTGGATGAAAGACGTGGCAGCAGGTATATTAAGAAAATAGGtacaatgaataaaataaaggatAGTATATGATATAATGTGTACATACAAGCATCTTCTTTCGGTTTTTACCTGTGAAATGTGAATTAACTGCAGAATGCCAGGCCATTAGTCTAAAAGGCTATGTATGGCTGTCTTAGCCTACGTATGGTCAAAGGATTTTTGCGATGCATCATGGAGAAAGATTTTTCGGGAACCACTAGGGCTTTCCAGGTCTACTTGCTCTTGTGCATCAGCATCAGCCCCCAGCTAGGAATGCCAGAGGAGCAACTAATAAAATTGCCTGACCAGTCTTACAAGACAAACAGGAATGACTCTACTTCATGGTATGCACCTGAACTACAGAGATGAGAAAGGGACAGTGATGggtgggagagagagatgggggAGGGAgcttttttctcacttttacaaCAGCAGCAGATTTCAGTGTAACGTAATTACTTTAATGATGCATATCTGTAGGTACTGAATTGctcttttgatttaaaaagctGGTCAGACAAGTGTTTGGCAGTCCTTTCGTTCCTCAATTTCAATTGCTGCTTATTCATCTATCAGCTCTCATTCCCTAGGccatttctgcctttgctgaaCCATGAATGAGTTCAGTCAGCCATCGTCAGATTCAAATTCATGAGACACTTCCTCTGACGAGCTGTTCCTGTGGATCCGGCCATCGCTTTTCATGCTGTGAAAAGTCTTCTTAAAGGCCTCCATCATGGCATGGGCCAGCTTCTTGGCCTCCAGCTTGCTCTCACACTCCACAGCATGGCAGTCCATCTGGTAGGACAAGTCATCGTTGATCTCCCGATAGACCCATGCAAAGATGTTTGGGCTGACGTTGTGGTCAGCAGTGCAGTAGGCTATACGTGCTACCTGAAAGGTATCCATGTGGACTGTTGCCTCGCCTTTGAGGTCCAGATGGTGCAGCCAGACTTGGAAAGGGCGAATTTCCAGAAGGGCGTTAGCTGGGTAAATATCCTCCCTGGCGAGCGTGTGCTTCTTCCATAATTCAATGACTGGTTTCTCTGTGCAGCCTGACAAAAATTGCATCCCTGTTGTGGAAACCTTACCCAAATATGTAACCtgcaaagaagagcaaagataGGTGAAACCCAGACAGCAGACTCCAGCGTTGCTTTCTGCCATCCCAGGGAACTTTCCtttatctggaaaataaaagcaccCCCCACACACAAACTCCCCAATTTCCCCATCAtcttcagcaaaacaattttcaaactgctttccagatatttgctttttcagatgCTGACTTCACCATTCAAAcccagatgttaaaaatgttcagTCTCTGCATTTCAAGGGACTTCTATCTCTTCAGCTCCCCTGGAAAGCCCAGTTTTAGAGCCCATGACTGTACCTCTAAGCTCATGTTAGCAAGTCTAAGTACCAGTGGAGCAGGCCCCAGGTAGCTGTGATGctaaccactttttttttctttctactttatTCAGATGATTTATTTGTATCATATTTCAAACATTAATATTAGGGAGACTGAGACATTCTCAGTTTGATAACGCAAGGCTGCAGGGGGTCAGAAAAGCATGATCATGGCAGagtattttaaactgtttgaatgtttttttccaaaacgATCCTGGTTTTCCAccacttctgctgtttttactTAAGTATTAAGCCAGGACTAGCTCTAAGCTGTTCAAAACTCTATGTCTGAGCGGGGCTGAGACATTTATTACAtcagtttaagaaaatatgctgttaaaaaaatccagtaataAATCTACGTTAGTTTAATCACATcatctctgtgcttttctgtctAGCTCTTTTGAGTAAATATCCTGTTATCCAATCTGCACAGGAAAGCAAGGTGGTTTTAGTGCCcttactgtattttgttcaCCAAAAATCAAATTCACTGAGAGGTCCATATCAAAATTCTGTATTAAGCCtgtgcagaaacatttttctaaatctgtGCAGCTGCTAAAGAGGCTTTCTTCCACTTACAGCTGAATGGAAGATTATTTTATCTGGGAAAAGGGATTTTCTCTAGAAAAGACAGATCAACGCCACATAAATACAATTATGCAGATTATTCTATTTATTGCTGTTGTCAGAATGGTGCATTTAAGAACAACtatatgaaagcaaaattgcTTCTAATTTGTCTCTTGCAGCAGTAACTGCTTGAGACAGAATCTTGTGCCTCTTGCTTGATGTCTTATAACCTCATGTGCATTTTACTCAAggcatttggagaaaaaaaagtaatcacaTGCACTTTCCAAactaatttcttcaaaattctgTATTAAACACACAGTATCagctatttatattttgtatatgctttaagaaatgcaaagaaaaaatatgggaTTTCCAcatttaaacacattaaaaaatcatacCCACAAGGAATACAGGATTTGTTTTCCATGCAAACAAaattttccacaagaaaaatattttgctgcaagCTTCATACGTTTTGTTAAACTCAGAGACCTAAATTAAGCCATAATTAAGGAAAAAGCTTACAAAACATTATTGGAAGTCTGTGTGGCTTAATCACGCCTGccaaaaaagcaatttcataGCACTGACATTTCAAAACGGGAAGTCTTATTCTTTGCCTATAAATATTCATGCTTTGCACTGGGAATATGTTAAATCTTATAAAGCTTTATATTTTTTGGAACAGTGGGAAACACAACAGCTAGAACAGTTAACAAGGCAAGATCTACcagtgttttgctttattttattttattagtgaTGCGAGTTGAGTTCCCTAAAGTACTGTAGaataacttaaaagaaaacctcagaGCTCATAGTGCCAACTAAACACATACAAACAGCACATACAAGACCAAAGAGGAACGTGTCTGCAACATACTGGGGGGTATTTCAACATATATCCACAGTCATACTGCTTTGAAAAGATCAAGATCAGTGTGCAAATTTTCACATTCAATATATTCTCCGAAGGTTTGCTGAGCAGCATTTCATATTCACAAGCCAGCTAACAAAAGACTAACACACACTGTAAGTTACGTGAGCATTTGGGGTTAGATTCAAAGCCCATTGCAGTAACAGAAGTCcttcactgacttcaaagaGATTTGCACAAAGCCTTTAAACCCTGAGGAACAGAGAATTAGCCTCTTGCTTATGCACTTTGTCACTGCccaaatacagttttgaatCACTGGCTGCAGGAGAGATGCTGCCACCACTGCAACATTTTGTCCCCCCAGCTGCTGTTTGGAGAAGACCAGTATCACTTGGAGCACGCAGAAATAAGCACTTCTCGTTAGTGCACAACAGTAAATGCAGGGAATTGTTTCATTATGGGCTTGTCTGCAAGAGGAAGCTATTGACAGCATGTGAGCTGCCCTGCCACAATGGCATGAGgaatgggagaggggaggaaagcaaagggcaGCTACATCCCACTTAGGAAGCATTATTACGGGTCTTCCCAGGCAGTTAGCGCTGCTGAGCTTGGTGCTGCAAATTCACTCCCACCACACAGAGCATCAGCTTCTCAGCACGGACGACTCCCAGGTGATGCTCGGGACACCTCCGGCAGCTGAGGAGCAAGACTGGAGCGGGTTGTCACACAGGAGTGTAAACTGAGTTTAACGTTCTCTCTGTTCCTTCCCTGCCGCTAACTGCAACCCCCTGTCGGCCATCAATCTGTGCATGGCCTGCCTAAGTGtgaagttacaaaaaaatgatgtatttccttacaaataaagtatttgtattttatgaagaaaagcagtgaattACTCTGAAAGCAGCCAAGGCAAAAGTAACTAAGAAGAAGGATGGGATGATGGCTTGTTTACCAAAATGGGATGTAATGGTCTCATTTACTGTCCCAGTTCTGTCACAGTATAACTGTGTAGGAACCTTTGGAAAGTTGCTTCCTTTAACACCACTTTGCATCTCCATtatataaatttcattttcctttgaggacacattcataaatatttataatgtgCTTAAACATTACAACAAGGAGTTCACAGGAGAGAGAATAAACAAAACCTCTGGTTTAGAGTCTCTACTGTACTGTGTCTTACATAGAAACATCAACACCTActaatgttgttattttttgtttctttttaaacaaatgatcatttttttcctagttgaGATACAAGCATTTCACAAGAGTAGCATTACCGAAGCTCTTAGTGAAGACAGATGTCTAACATTTCATCGCTTCATGGTCCCCTGCTAAATACAGAACAGGGATACAGGGGCTGGCCAAACACCTCGAATATTTGACACAAAAAAGGCAGCATCGTGTTCAGAACAAAGTTTTCTTCATAATTAAATATCATCTACATGTTTACATATTAATCCATCTGGAGCTGGCCAATTTAGTAAATTAGATATTAACATTTGCATAATTGTAGGGATGGTACCAGTGTGGactaaaaccagcaaaagaTGGATTTATAGGGCACTTCTCCCTGAGCTCTCAGTTACAAGGTTATTCCACAAGCAATGCTCCCTGCATTTCAGCTACTACCTCATCACGTCTCACAGCACACCCACCTAATCagatagagaagaaaattattttgaggcAAAAATTCCCACTGGTGgtcttttccattaaaatcgATGGTGTCTCATCAGTGTGAAGCCAGCaggaagtattaaaaaaaatagaatttcatCTTTAATACTTGTAAGAACCAGATGTGAAGGGCACAGAAAGacattataattattattgttgttgttgttattatgtgtgcatgtgcaaaCACACACTGAAGAAGTGCCTGAACAGAATCAACTGTATAGCCTTACTAACTAGAGAGTAATCACTGACGAGACCCGGCAACAGCCACAGCTCAGGCTGAAAACCGCATCTGTGATAATACAGCTCTGACCACCAGCCAAAGTTCACCAGGACTGAATaatgcttttccttcctccaaaaCACTGGACAGAAGTCACCTGGCAGCAAACATCAGTCCAGGAAGATGACTTATTTGTGACAGCATGGCACGTCCTATAGCAAGTGTCATCCTATACACACCGAGGCCAGTAGCCACGTTCCCTCCCCTCTAGCCCCAGTGCAAGGCAGAGTAGCCACAGGTTGGTTGTAACATGTAAATTATGATCAAGTTGTTGCAGACTTTACTTGTTTTGGACACTGTATTTTAAGTGAGAAAAGGAATGGTAAAGCCAGCTCAATGCCACTGTGTTAACCTTAAGCAATAAAGGCATTTCATATCATATCTTCTTCCAGGGGTAGGAATATAGTTCTTTATGGCACTTTCAGTCCTTTGGTTTGTGTGTTCCATCTTTCCCATGGATTTCTGGAAGATACAACTCGCAACAACTTCTTGTGAATGTTAAAAATTATCCACATTCTTTCCAGCCTTTCTATGGCAAACTGGCATTTTCCATCTGATCCTTCGCTCCCTGGCAAGCCACTGTCACCCAACATGACATAAAATACACTTGTGGTTTCAGCACTTCTGTGCTTGCAAACATTCAAACCTTTAGCAAAGCCAAGATGCTCTGAAGAGCTCTTTATTTCGCTCTAGAGACTTGCCAACACCAGTGTCAGTAGCTGACAAAACTGTCCtcaacagaaaaatgctgtacCTTTGCCCTTTCATAACACAGCTACAGCCATCTGACATGCAGAGATGTCTCATGTCAAAGGACATGAAGATTAATCGATGTCATCTTTCATGCACTGTCCTGGACACACAAAAACATCTGAGTATTTTGACAATGCTGTTTTCAACCCCTTCAGTCCAGTAACATATagtgaaaatatcttttaataacTAGGCTCAAGGGCTTACCAACTTTGAAAAGATCAATATAGCAGCTGCCATAGACATTTTCACTTCTAGCACAGCACGATTTGTCAGAAGTAATAAGGGGGTTTTACTTTCCGTActcaattcttttctttatcatTGACCTCACATTGTTTACTTGCAGCTCATAGGAGATAAAGAACACTTTAGCTCCTGCATGTGTCGATCTGACTTCAGATCTGACTCCCCTATGGACCATAAGTCCATACTGCTCCTAACTCACGAGACTCAGTTGGGCATCTAAAGTTAGGCAGcccaatttctttttctccctctgtgccCTATCCCTGGTCCATAGACTATCATTGCTCCAAGAAAGCAGATCCAAGTTGTAAAGATCCATAATTATTACATTACACAAGGGCAGATGCTCTCTTGGCACAGGAATCTGGCACAGGAACACGTACGCACACAGTACTCTGGGCTCTCTCACTATTCAAGGCCATGATCAAAGGACCATATGGAAAATTAACTACTTAGTTATTTCTTTACTATTAGTATTTCTTCCACACCAGATAATGAGGGTCTTTGTCAAcaaaattaacaaagaaaatgaaaaaattaaaacactgacCTTGAGCCAGCAGGTATTTACTCTGCATATTTGCAGTCACCAAAGGATGCCCTAGAGGATCTTGAATCTTACGCAAATCTCAGTAATAGGTGACTGTCTCTTTCGTCGATCTGTGTTCTAATAAGCATTCTTTTAGCCTCAAATCTGCTCTAGGTGCAACTGATTATGTTTGATCCAAGACAGTACGATATTCCTCACTTAAAGGTGAGGCAAGCAGAGGTAATGagacattttcttcctgaaatcaGAAGAATTTCTCCTGTGGCAACTTCAGGGCATGtggtaatgaaaaaaagattggaAGGGTCTGTGTCAGGATGCACAGGTACAGACCCTCCAGTCAGCGAATAAACTGTCAGCTTGTCCCAGCCAAGCAAGAAGCACCAGCCTGAAGATCGCGTAAACTcgcaaaaatatttaagaggaATACAGAGGAGACTTGAAGAACGGAGCAGCCAAAAGCAGGTTTGGGAGGACCCATGCATGTCTTGTTATGAATTGCCGCTGAACACAGATAAACATGCAGATGCTCTCTGGGTTAGCAGTACAAAAGCACACGCAGGACGAGAAAGCCCAAGCTTCACCCAGCCTCCATGCACGTATTGTTGAGGCCAGAACAAAGCAAGCTCAATCTCATCATTACCACGTCTGGAAAACCCTGCGAGAAGCTGCTACTCAGAAAACCTGCACTCAGGCCTCCCTGTGCCCCAGCAGCCGCAGCACCCAGCCACACCACTAGGCACCAGGCTTGGTGTAGTCCAAAGCTGTCTGGATACAGCCCCATATCCTCCAGTGCCTCCAAAAGGCATCAGAACATTGCATTAGATATGGTGCTGGTGGATCCCAAGCATCACCTTTTTTAgttcagagacaaaaataaataaaaatatatataagaaaaaataagattaaaaggGCATGTTTCCCCATGGCCACTGCCACCTGGAATACCTCCCCTTCATGCAGCATGTTACCCTCCTGTCCCTGGTCACAAAGCTTTGGAGAGACTCTCCAAGAGgagccctgggcagcctggcagGACCCACCAGGGCGTCTGCTGGCCCTCGGGGCTGGGGGACGCAGTGCAGCATTTGGAAAGCCAGCCAGGAGACAAGGTGGCTGGCGGGGAGCTTCACTGCAATGGCAGCGTGCACAAACCCACAGCGCCTCCCACACTGGGTGGCCAGGGAGGGTCAGGGCTCACCGGAGGGTCGCACAGCTTTGAGCactgaaactgcattttttttttatccacagcagagctgggataCGAGCGGGACAGGCCTGCAGCGGGCTGCCCAGCAACTCAGTCAGTCATGGCACATCTTTCATTTCACTAAAAGCAAATTTAGCTGTAGAGTCATTTGCAACATCTTTAATTAACGCATCCAGCTCCTGGCGCAGAGAGAGCACTCCATGCCAGCCAGGGTGCCCATCTTGCTGCACCaccacagcagctcagctctcctCGCCCTCAGGGGCAGTGACTCTGCCTCAGGCTGGTGGCTTTGGGATTTAGAGCCAAAAACTGCTTTTTggctctgaaggaaaaacaaaaatatcccaGACATTCCACTGGATCACTGAGCAAATACCGTGAACTGCATTCAAGCAACGTTTGCTTAAGTAAGACCCAACAAACTAACTCAGTTAAGGAAAAAGGCTGCGCAGTTTCCCTCTGCCTGTCACTGCTTCCTCAGCCACACTGCCCGCCATCCAGCCAAAGTCTTTGCAGCACAAACACGAGAGTCTTTGTGGGAACCGCAGGGCTCCTCAGCACACAGAAATACTCAGTAAATGCAGTAACATGGCTTACAGAAATATGTGAAGAACTATTTTATTCTGGAGACTAAATTCAGAGGGAGAACAGACTGAGCTGGGCAACTGTTTAATGGAAAATACCCATCGACTCTGATGGCTGCCCTCCGGTttaggagggagggaaaaaaagatcagtagTTAATGTCTGATTTATTCTGAGGAATCAAAGAGTAGCTCCAGAAAAAGCTGGAATTGTCAGCACCTCTTCAGCAGCTAAGTCAACAGCCAG from Gymnogyps californianus isolate 813 chromosome 10, ASM1813914v2, whole genome shotgun sequence carries:
- the PID1 gene encoding PTB-containing, cubilin and LRP1-interacting protein isoform X1, whose product is MWQPATERLQHFQTMLKTKLNVLTLRKEPLPTVIFHEPEAIELCTTTPLMKSRTHTGCKVTYLGKVSTTGMQFLSGCTEKPVIELWKKHTLAREDIYPANALLEIRPFQVWLHHLDLKGEATVHMDTFQVARIAYCTADHNVSPNIFAWVYREINDDLSYQMDCHAVECESKLEAKKLAHAMMEAFKKTFHSMKSDGRIHRNSSSEEVSHEFESDDG
- the PID1 gene encoding PTB-containing, cubilin and LRP1-interacting protein isoform X2, with product MLKTKLNVLTLRKEPLPTVIFHEPEAIELCTTTPLMKSRTHTGCKVTYLGKVSTTGMQFLSGCTEKPVIELWKKHTLAREDIYPANALLEIRPFQVWLHHLDLKGEATVHMDTFQVARIAYCTADHNVSPNIFAWVYREINDDLSYQMDCHAVECESKLEAKKLAHAMMEAFKKTFHSMKSDGRIHRNSSSEEVSHEFESDDG
- the PID1 gene encoding PTB-containing, cubilin and LRP1-interacting protein isoform X3, whose product is MWQPATERLQHFQTMLKTKLNVLTLRKEPLPTVIFHEPEAIELCTTTPLMKSRTHTGCKVTYLGKVSTTGMQFLSGCTEKPVIELWKKHTLAREDIYPANALLEIRPFQVWLHHLDLKGEATVHMDTFQMDCHAVECESKLEAKKLAHAMMEAFKKTFHSMKSDGRIHRNSSSEEVSHEFESDDG